The window CTGACCCATCCCCACCTGCTTGATTTCGCTTCTGCCGCTCTCCCGGCGCCGGAAGGCCTGATCCATGAGGCGTATACCCACGCCCTGACGGCTCTGCCGACCTATCTCCCGACCCATGGCTACCTGCCACTTGGCCTGCCGGCGCTGCGCAGTGCAGTTGCGGCGCGGTATGCAGCCCGCGGTCTACCCACCACGGCCGAACAGGTCGTGATCACCTTCGGCGCGCAGCACGCCCTCAGTCTGATCGTCCGGGTGTTCACCAGTCCGGGAGACCGGGTGCTTGTTGATCAACCCACCTACCCGCACGCGCTCGATGCGTTGAGGGGGGCGAGCTGCCGAATTGTGCCCGTCGCCCTGACGCCCGAGGGGTGGGATCCTGACGCGTGGGCTGCGGCCGCGCGGCAGACCTCCCCCCGTCTCGCGTACCTCATTCCCGACTTCCACAACCCCACCGGGCATCTGATGCCTGACGCAGTCCGGACGCAGATCACCCGGCTGTGTCGTGAAACGCGCACCCTCCTCGTGGTGGACGAAACGCTCACCGATCTCGCCCTGGACGTCCCGGTGCCGTCGCCTTTCGCCGGCAATGACCGATATGACACGGTGGTGAGCATCGGTTCGATGAGCAAGTCGTTCTGGGGGGGTTTGCGCCTGGGGTGGATCCGCGCGCCGCGGGACGTCGCCGAACGTCTGGGGGCGGCGCGCTCGTCCGTTGATCTGGGCACACCAGTCGTGGAGCAGCTGGCGGGGGCCTGGCTCCTGCAAGACCCGGGCCCATTCTTGGAGCGGCGCCAACAGCAACTCCGCGAACAACGGGAGGTGCTGACCGAGCAACTGAACCTGCAGCTGCCCGAGTGGATCTACCGCCTTCCCGAAGGAGGGCTCTCGCTGTGGGTCACGCTCCCGCAGCCGATTGGACCAGCCCTCGTGGCGCAGGCCACTCGTTTTGGCCTGCGCCTGACCGCTGGAGAGCGTTTCGCTCACGACGGCCTCCTCGCACGCCAGTTGCGTCTGCCGTTTACCCGTCCGGCGGCCGAATTGCACGAGGGGGTCACGCGGCTCGCTACCCTGTACCGGGAACTTGTGAGCGATGATTCCCGGCGCAACGATCCAAGAGTCAATGTCCAGCTCGACATGTATTGAGATCAGTCTAAGTGGTTGTGTTGCCTTCACTGTCCCAACCCGCTGGTCTTAAGCCATGCACTCTAGGGCGGTGTTGCCTTCACGCGGTTGGGGTCAGGTGACCGTCCGTGAACGACGCCAAACCTCACCGCCACCGATGCCCGACGAGCATCATCGGGGACACCCTTTGGTTGTCCCACCGCTTGCCGTTGAGCGACCGAGACGTCCAAGAAGTGCTCCACGGGCGCGGCACCCTGGTCAGCCATGAGACCTTACGCGAATGGTGCATCCCGCCCATTCAGCTCTCTGTTCACTCAGGACCTGCGTCACCCTGAACCCCGGCGGGGTTCGGGGTGGCATTTGATTGAGGTCTACA of the Deinococcus sp. QL22 genome contains:
- a CDS encoding PLP-dependent aminotransferase family protein; amino-acid sequence: MTQRKIAATVLAQLLGGWTGRGPAYLNLAHSLQHLILDGRLPLAAYLPSERTLAEALGLSRNTIKASYNVLQDEGFLYLRPGVRGVIRLPAGASTPGVPLPPLTHPHLLDFASAALPAPEGLIHEAYTHALTALPTYLPTHGYLPLGLPALRSAVAARYAARGLPTTAEQVVITFGAQHALSLIVRVFTSPGDRVLVDQPTYPHALDALRGASCRIVPVALTPEGWDPDAWAAAARQTSPRLAYLIPDFHNPTGHLMPDAVRTQITRLCRETRTLLVVDETLTDLALDVPVPSPFAGNDRYDTVVSIGSMSKSFWGGLRLGWIRAPRDVAERLGAARSSVDLGTPVVEQLAGAWLLQDPGPFLERRQQQLREQREVLTEQLNLQLPEWIYRLPEGGLSLWVTLPQPIGPALVAQATRFGLRLTAGERFAHDGLLARQLRLPFTRPAAELHEGVTRLATLYRELVSDDSRRNDPRVNVQLDMY